From the genome of Mycoplasma crocodyli MP145:
TTAATTGGTGGAGTTGGTGTCTTAATAGTTGGTCCATCTGGTTCAGGAAAATCTGAAGCCACACTTGATTTAATTCAAAGAGGGCACGTCTTTATCRCTGATGATGCAGTACTTATAAAAGATACTGGTGGTCATTTTGTTGGAACATGTCCAAAAATCACAAGAAACTTCTTAGAAGTAAGGGGTATTGGAATTATTGATATTAAATATACTTATGGTATAACTTCTGTTGCTAGAAGTTGTGAAATAAATCTTGTTGTTGAACTTGTTCAAAAACAACATCAAGATGATCTTGATAGAATAGGGATTGAATTCTTAAAATATCCAATTAACAATACATACATCAAAAAAATACAAATACCTGTTAAAGATGGAGGTTCAACAGCTTCACTTATTGAAGCCGCTGTAAGTACATATTTAGCAAGACATGATGGTGTTGATGTGCTTAAAGAAATAGCTGAAAGAGGAGGTGAAAAATAATGCAACAACCAAGTTGAGTACCAGAATATGCATTTAAAGGTGGAGATACAACTATCCTTTTTAAAATAGGCTCTTTTAATTTTTATCTTTATTCATTAATGATAATGCTTGGGATAATAGCATCAATTTTAACGATTACCTTCTTTTGAACCAGACAAAAATACAAAAGCGAAGTTTTAATGGCTTTAATTTTAATTACAGTTCCTACGGCAATTTTTGGAGCAAGATTAGGTTATGTAGTTGAAGCTTTAATTTATGAAGAAAAACCTTTTGCAAATAGTCATTGATATGCCGCCTGAGATGGGGGACTATCAATTCAAGGTGGAATAATCTTGGCTGCTACATGCGATTTAATTTATGTTTATTTTAAACGTGATATTATAGACATTAGAAAAACTATGAGCATTATTATACCTACAATTTTAATAGGACAAGTAATTGGTAGATGAGGAAACTATGGAAACCATGAACTTTATGGAAAAATTGACTGAACTGGAAAATCATCATTAGTGTTTGGAAAGTCATTTGCGCAAAATATGTTTATAGTTGATAGTGTTTCAGAATCAATTTTAGGAAAAAATCAAGGTGCTTATAGATACCCACTATTCCTTTATGAAGGTTTAGCAAACTTAGCAGGTTATTTATTAATTGTTTGAGTATTCAACTTATTCGGAATATTCAAACCGGGTTCAACTTCAGGATTTTATTTAATATGATATGGTATAGTTCGTTTAGTAATGGAACCCATGAGACAAGAGTCATTTGCTTTATATTCAATTACTTCATTAATCTTCATAATCTTAGGAACATTAATGTTTGTTTACTTTGAGTTTCTATCAAGAATTCAATATGTTAAAGTATGAAAAAAATACTATTTTGAATATGAATATGCTCGTGAAGAAGACTATTTAAGATGAGTAGAAAGAACTGATATTATCAAAATAATTAAAAAGAAAATAAATGAAAAACAAACAAGAATAATATAGGAGTAAAAACATGAATAATATTTATGATTTATTAATAGTAGGATCTGGTCCTGCTGGTTTAAACGCTGCATTATATGCATCAAGAGCAAATTTAAATGTTGCTTTTATTGAAAAGTCTGCACCTGGAGGAAAACTTTCAGCTACTTCAAAAATCGAGAACTGAATTGGTTTAGGCAATATGGAAGGTTGACAAATGGCAACTAAATTTTTTGAGCACGCTCAAGAATACGGAGCCAAATACATCTATGGAGAAGTTAAAAACATAATAAATAAAGGTGATTTTTTAAAAGAAATTGAATTAGCCGATGGTTCAAAAGTTTTATCAAAAACAGTTTTAATTGCTTCGGGAATGAAAAACAAAATTCCTACCTTTATAAAAAACATAGACAAATTTATTGATAAAGGTGTTAGTTTCTGTGCAATATGTGATGGTCCTATTTATGGAAAAACACCAACTTTAGTTTTAGGTGGTGGAAATAGTGCAGTTGAAGAATCGGTATATCTTTCAAAAATAGCATCAGAAGTTAATTTGGTTATTAAAGATACAGATTTCACAGCAGAAAAAAGACTTGTTGATGACTTGTTAAAATTAGATAATGTTAAGATTTTTAGAGAAAGTCAAATTACTCAAATTGAAGGAGATCAAAGACTTCAAAAGGCTACAATTAAAGATAAAAATGGAAAATTAACTACAATTGAAGTGTCATCATTTTTCCCATATATCGGACTTGAACCTGCTGCATCATTTGCTGCTGGACTAGGTGTTCTAGAAGAAAATGGCTTTATTCTTACAAACGAAGAAATGCAAACAAAAGTTCCCGGAATTTATGCTGCTGGTGATATTAGAGTTAAAAATATTAGACAAATTGTTACAGCTGCAAGCGATGGTGCTATAGCTGCTAAAAATATTAGCGATTATCTTTCAAGTGAAAAACAATAATCACATTTCCAAATCAAACCATAAAAAATAGGTGGTTTGATTTTATTTTTTCATTTTATCAATTCCATTATTAACTAACAAGTTAAATGGTAAAATTAAAATGTAGAATTATACTACATGAAGGAGTAAAATGATAAATAACGCTACTATGTTATTTTCTTCTGCTACATCAACAACAGGATCTAAATCAAGTGTTTCAGAACAATTGATTAAAGTTCTAACAAACCAAACATTATGAGGAGCTATTCTAGCAAGTATTTTAATTATTGCACTAGGATACATTCTTGTAAAAATGAAGTGGTTTAAATTAGAATGAAAAGGTGCTATTACCGCTGTTGTTATGAAAGTGGGATTGCCTGCCTTAGCCTTAAAAGGGTTCATGGCAAAAAATAGTCTTGTTGATTTACAACAACAAGCTATCGTTCTAGGGATTGCTTTTGCTTTCTATATAGTACTTTTAGCAGTTGCTATATTATGAGTAAAATATATGCCTAGATTATTACCAAAAACTGTTGTTAACGCAACAGGAGATTCTCTAATGGGTCAAGTATCAGGAATGTCTCAAGAAGATGTTGATAAAAAATACCGTCCATTAGTTTTATGAATGTTAATTATATTTGGTTCGACAACATTCTTTGGAATGCCTATTATTAACCAACTATATAAAAATGGTGGATTATTAGCAGCTAACATGTGAAATATTCCATATAGAATATTCTTATATTCAGTTTGTTTTATGCAAATTAAAGGGTTAAAACTTGATAAAGCAAACATTAAACAATCAATGAAAACTACATTTTTAAACCCAATTATTATTGCAACATTATTAGGTTTAGTTTTATGATTAACCCAATTAATACCTGGAGCAAGTTGAAAACAAGGACCTGCAGGAAAAGAAGTTATGGTTGGATGATTCCAATTAGGGACAACAGCACCATGAATTTATAAAACAGTTGATGTACTAAGTGCATTATGTTCACCATTAATTTGAATAGTTATTGGTATGACTCTTGCCGGTACAAAATTAAAAGATGCATTTACAGATAAATGAGCTTGAATTTATTCAGCAATGAAATTAATTTTATTACCTGCATTTATATTTGCAATCTTTGCAATACTGCTAAAAACAAATGCATTACCTACCGATGTTAAATCACCAGAAATGCCTAAAAACATTGCAATAGCAATGGTAATATTCGCCGCAACTCCACCAGCAACAGTTGCAGTTGCATTCTGTTTAGGTGAAAATAAATGTTCAAACTTAGCAGCACGTTGTTCAGCAATATCAACACTATGTGCTGTAGTTATGATACCTGTTTGAGTTATATTATGTGAAGTTGTTTTTGGGTTATTAATCTAAAAACGCTGTGGTATAGTTAAATATGAAAATTATAACATTTAGAGTAAGAGAAGTTGAAGCTCCTATTTTTGAAAAAATAAATAATAAATTCGGATATGAATTAACATACTATTCTGAAGGATTAAGTAAAGAAAACATTCATTTAGTTAAAGGGTTTGATTGTTTAATTGTTAGAGCAAACGACACTCTTGATTCGTCACTTCTAAAAACAATTTGAGATTATGGAGTAAGATATTTATTAACTAGAACAGTTGCAACAAATCATATTGATTTAAATGCAGCACATGAACTTGGTTTTATGATGGCTAGAGTTCCTTCATATTCACCAACAGCAATCGCAGAATTAGCCTTTTCATTAGCTCACATGCTTTCTCGTAAATCATTACACTTTGCTGAAAAAGGAAGAAACAAAAACTTTGTTGTCGATCCATTTGGATTTTCTAAAGAATTAAAAAATTCAACCATTGGTGTTGTCAGCGTTGGCAAGATTGGATTAGCAGCCGCTAAAATGTTTAAAGCATTTAGTCCAAATGTTTTAGGTTATGATCCTTATCCAAGCAATGAAGCTAAGGAAGTTGTTGATTTTGTAAGTCTTGATGAGTTACTTAAGAGAAGCGACATTATTTCAGTTCATACCCCATACATAAATGGAGTTAACGAAAAAATGATTGGTAAAGACTTTATCTCAAAAATGAAAGATGGAGCAATCCTAGTTAACACCTCACGTGGTCAAATACAAGATGAAAAAGAAATCTTAAATGCTCTTAAAAGTGGAAAACTAAGTGCTGTTGCAACTGACGTTTTAAATGAAGAAGGCAAATACTTTTTCAAAGAATTAAAGAAATATGAAGATCCAGTGATTGAAGAATTAATGTCTTTATATCCTCGTTTCGTTTTAACCCCACATGTTGGTTCTTACACAGACGAAGCAGCATTAAATATGATTGAAACATCTTATGAGAATCTTAAAGAATATATAGAAACCAAAAATTGCAAAAACAAAATATAACAAAAAAAACACGTCTAAATATAGGCGTGTTTTTATTTAATTTTTAAATCTTTTTTAGAATTTCAATATTACTTAATGCATAGTGTTCATCATTTGAACCTTTAAGTTCTAATTTTATTCCTTTGATGTTATCTTTATTAATTGCAATTTTCTTAGTTTTAGAATCAGCATCCATTGTGTAGTTTTCTTTAAATGAAACTCATTCATTTCCTTCCTTAACAAGAATATTCACTTTCGTAATAAAACCAGAACTTACATCTTGTCTTGGACTCAACTTAATTGAATCAATGTTTTGGTTATCCTTAAAATCAATTTCAATATAAGTTGAATCTTTAAGAGATCTATCATATTTTGAATGTCAAATTATGTAAGGATTATTATTAAAAGCATTCGATAATTTTGAATAAGAATTATTCTCTTCTGAATTTGTTTTATATTCAAATTCGCTTGTTTCCATTTTTGAATACTTAGCAGAATATCCAAATAAGTTTAATTCATTAGCATTTAAATATTTATCTCCATGAACTTTGGTTGCTTGGATTTTCAAATACTTGTAAGCTTTTGTCATTTTAACATTAATTTTCTTTCATTGGCGAGCCGAATTACCTGAGTATGTTCCTATTTTTTCATAGGTTTTATCATCATCAGAAACCATTATATCAGCTTCTAAAATTGTTCCGTTTCCGTTATGAGGTAAGTAATCAATATAGTCAACTCTTTGAGGTGCATTAAATTCATATTTAAATGCTAATTCTTCTACTGGTAAACCAGAATAAATTGAATGATAATATTTATTTTCAAGCCCATCATTTGCAAATTTAATATCTAATCCGCCTTGTGATTTTGAAGCGGTTAAAATGTAAGTATTGTTTCTAATAAATAAATCACTGTCTTTGTCATAAGCTGTTATTAAATAAGGAATCGTGTTACTTTCGAAGTCAGACATTTTAGCCAACATTTTTACATAAATTGTTGTATTTTCATTTTTTAACGGTAATTCTTGATCAAATGTTTTTCATTGACTTGTAGATAAATGATTGTCGTATGTTCAAACTAATTTTTCAGCATTTTCACCAACTACTCTTCTTTGTAATTCATTAAAATTATAGTTTTTTCTTTCTAAAACAACTTTATTAATTTTGATGTTAAAAGTTGTTTCAGTTCCATATATCCCTACAAGCAAGTCACATTCATTTTTAAATAATTCAGCTAATTCAGCATCCGTTAGTTTATGAACTCTTTGATCTGTTGAATGTCATGTAACACCACAATCTAAACTATATCTAAATCTTGAAGCACTATTATGGTAAATTATATTAAATACAATTGCTTGTTTAGTATCTGTACCAACAAGAAGCGGATCATCAGTACCATCAAATGAAAATGAAGCTAATTCACCAACTTGGTTATTAAGTGCTTGCCTTGATTGTTCTTTTAAAATTCAGTAATCTAATCTATCTTCTTTACCTAATAAACCATCGTGTTTGATTTGTTCAGATACCAAGTGATCAACAGTAAATTTTAATGAAGCATCTTCTGATTTAGAGTCCATTAATGATTTTAATAATGTTCTATAAACAAATACATTCCCTTTAAGAGCAAGAATTAAATCAATTGCAAATTGCTTGATTTGTTCATCGGTTTTTTTACTTATATCTGACTTATATAGTCTCACTAATTTATCTCATGCATTGTAGTTTCCCGAAAAAACTGATAAAGTTTTTTTGTAAAGTTCTTCTTTTTGCTCAAAGGTCATATCTTCAAATTCAAGAGATAAATAAAGATTTGATTCGTAGAACTTATCTCTATTCTTGATATTTAAAGCTTGTTCAGCTAATTGAATGTAATTAACATTATTTTCAAAATAGTCATTACCATCTCTTTTGCTTC
Proteins encoded in this window:
- the hprK gene encoding HPr(Ser) kinase/phosphatase; the encoded protein is MIKKAISIKLIIERFGLEIANPECDPNYLDVLSPAIKRVGJELTQQIQNDRIGHNVICWGTTESKWFTSIGKQKSIEAIESVFQYKPPFVILSRGLTTLPTKWIIEVANKYRIPVCILPNSSTAVISTTIGAYLNNFYLEEVQVHGCLVLIGGVGVLIVGPSGSGKSEATLDLIQRGHVFIXDDAVLIKDTGGHFVGTCPKITRNFLEVRGIGIIDIKYTYGITSVARSCEINLVVELVQKQHQDDLDRIGIEFLKYPINNTYIKKIQIPVKDGGSTASLIEAAVSTYLARHDGVDVLKEIAERGGEK
- a CDS encoding 2-hydroxyacid dehydrogenase, whose product is MKIITFRVREVEAPIFEKINNKFGYELTYYSEGLSKENIHLVKGFDCLIVRANDTLDSSLLKTIWDYGVRYLLTRTVATNHIDLNAAHELGFMMARVPSYSPTAIAELAFSLAHMLSRKSLHFAEKGRNKNFVVDPFGFSKELKNSTIGVVSVGKIGLAAAKMFKAFSPNVLGYDPYPSNEAKEVVDFVSLDELLKRSDIISVHTPYINGVNEKMIGKDFISKMKDGAILVNTSRGQIQDEKEILNALKSGKLSAVATDVLNEEGKYFFKELKKYEDPVIEELMSLYPRFVLTPHVGSYTDEAALNMIETSYENLKEYIETKNCKNKI
- the lgt gene encoding prolipoprotein diacylglyceryl transferase translates to MQQPSWVPEYAFKGGDTTILFKIGSFNFYLYSLMIMLGIIASILTITFFWTRQKYKSEVLMALILITVPTAIFGARLGYVVEALIYEEKPFANSHWYAAWDGGLSIQGGIILAATCDLIYVYFKRDIIDIRKTMSIIIPTILIGQVIGRWGNYGNHELYGKIDWTGKSSLVFGKSFAQNMFIVDSVSESILGKNQGAYRYPLFLYEGLANLAGYLLIVWVFNLFGIFKPGSTSGFYLIWYGIVRLVMEPMRQESFALYSITSLIFIILGTLMFVYFEFLSRIQYVKVWKKYYFEYEYAREEDYLRWVERTDIIKIIKKKINEKQTRII
- a CDS encoding NAD(P)/FAD-dependent oxidoreductase, whose protein sequence is MNNIYDLLIVGSGPAGLNAALYASRANLNVAFIEKSAPGGKLSATSKIENWIGLGNMEGWQMATKFFEHAQEYGAKYIYGEVKNIINKGDFLKEIELADGSKVLSKTVLIASGMKNKIPTFIKNIDKFIDKGVSFCAICDGPIYGKTPTLVLGGGNSAVEESVYLSKIASEVNLVIKDTDFTAEKRLVDDLLKLDNVKIFRESQITQIEGDQRLQKATIKDKNGKLTTIEVSSFFPYIGLEPAASFAAGLGVLEENGFILTNEEMQTKVPGIYAAGDIRVKNIRQIVTAASDGAIAAKNISDYLSSEKQ
- a CDS encoding AEC family transporter; its protein translation is MINNATMLFSSATSTTGSKSSVSEQLIKVLTNQTLWGAILASILIIALGYILVKMKWFKLEWKGAITAVVMKVGLPALALKGFMAKNSLVDLQQQAIVLGIAFAFYIVLLAVAILWVKYMPRLLPKTVVNATGDSLMGQVSGMSQEDVDKKYRPLVLWMLIIFGSTTFFGMPIINQLYKNGGLLAANMWNIPYRIFLYSVCFMQIKGLKLDKANIKQSMKTTFLNPIIIATLLGLVLWLTQLIPGASWKQGPAGKEVMVGWFQLGTTAPWIYKTVDVLSALCSPLIWIVIGMTLAGTKLKDAFTDKWAWIYSAMKLILLPAFIFAIFAILLKTNALPTDVKSPEMPKNIAIAMVIFAATPPATVAVAFCLGENKCSNLAARCSAISTLCAVVMIPVWVILCEVVFGLLI